From the Acidimicrobiales bacterium genome, the window GCCAGCACCATGGTCAGCGAGCTCATCAACAGGATGAACGAGCTGACCGAGGTGAAGGGGATGTCGTAGAGCTCGCGCACCTCTGGCCCGCTGACGACCTCCTTTCCCCGGTAGAGCAGGAAGGTCGAGATCAGCCCGCCGAAGAGAAGGCACTCGGACCCGAGGAAGGTCCACATCGCCATCTTCTCGTTGGAGAGGCCGGTGCTCGTGTGGTGCCCGCCTCCGGCGTGCTCGGCGTGCGGCTCGTGCCCACCGGGGGGCACCACCATGGTCGACTGCTCGGTGGTGCTCACGAGGGCTCCTCCGTGGTGCCGGCGGCGACGGGGTCGGCCGCGGTGCCGGGGTCGTCGTCATCGTCGACCCGGTCGGGCTCGACGTGGCCGTGGCCGGCGTCGGGGTCGACCGACGGCTCGAGGCTCCAGCCGTAGACGGATGCGATCAGGACGAGGCCGCCGAGGGCCGACAGCCAGTAGGTGAAGAGGAGGCCGTAGGCGATCAGTGGCAGGCCCAGGGCCAGCACGATCGGCCAGTACGACGGCGACGGCAGGTGGATCGACTCGGGCGGGGGTGCCGAGGTGCCACCTTCCTCGGGACCCACCACCGACATCCACTCGTAGTCATCGCGCCGAACGATCACGCCGTGGTCGTCCTCGCCGTACTTGCGGTGCCACCACTCGTCGAGCTGGCTGACCGTCGGCTCGATGTCGAAGTTGTGGGCCGGTGGCGGGGAGGAGATGGACCACTCGAGCGTGCGGGCGTCCCAGGGGTCGGCGCCGGCGGGCGGGTTGGCGCGGCTCTTCACCACGTTGAAGATCCAGAGGAGGAACGACGCGGCGATCAGGTACGAGCCCCACGTCGCCAGCTGGTTCATCAGGTCCCAACCCATGCCCTCGGCGTAGGTCGCGGTGCGGCGGGGCTGGCCCTGGAGCCCGAGGATGTGCATCGGCCCGAACGTGAGGTTGAAGCCGGCGAACATCAGCCAGAAGTGAGCCTTGCCGATGGTCTCGCTCAGCATCCGCCCGAAGACCTTTGGCCACCAGAAGTAGACGCCGGCGAAGATGCCGAACATCGATCCGCCGAAGAGCACGTAGTGGAAGTGGGCGACGATGTAGTACGTGTCGTGCTGCTGGGTGTCGTGCGGGGCGACCGAGTGGGTCACGCCCGAGAGGCCGCCGATCACGAACTGAGACACCAGCGCCACCGCGAAGAGCATGGGCACGGTGAAGTTCAGCTTCCCGTTCCAGAGGGTGGCGATCCAGTTGAAGATCTTCACGCCCGTGGGCACGGCGATGAACATCGTCGACAGCGAGAAGGCCGCCACCGACACGGGGCCGAGCCCGGAGGCGAACATGTGGTGGGCCCACACGCCCCAGCCCATGAACCCGATGGCCACACCGGAGAACACCATGAACGGGTAGCCGAACAGCGGCTTACGGGCGAAGGCCGGGATGACCTCCGAGATGATGCCGAACGCCGGCAGGATCAGGATGTAGACCTCGGGGTGGCCGAAGATCCAGAAGAGGTGCTGCCACAGCAGCGGGTCGGCACCCTCGGCCACGTTGAAGAAGTTGGCGCCGAAGAGCCGGTCGAACATGAGCAGGAACAGCGCCACGGTGATGACCGGGATGGCGAAGAGCAGCAGGAACTGCGCCACCAGGCTCATCCACACGAAGATCGGCATCCGCATGAGCGTCATGCCGGGGGCCCGCATGTTGATGACGGTGACGATCAGGTTGACCGCGCTCGCCAGCGAGGCGAT encodes:
- the ctaD gene encoding cytochrome c oxidase subunit I — its product is MALTDDRPVLELTAGEDAERREPLGVFRRPTATTGWRSWLTSVDHKKIGIMYGATAMVFFAIGGLEALLIRTQLATPDGQVLSEQAYNQAFTMHGTTMVFLVIMPMLAAFANYLIPLMIGARDVAFPRLNALSYWIFLAGGLFLYSSFFLGGAPDNGWTSYAPLSNNLAYSPGMGQDFWTLGLQITGIASLASAVNLIVTVINMRAPGMTLMRMPIFVWMSLVAQFLLLFAIPVITVALFLLMFDRLFGANFFNVAEGADPLLWQHLFWIFGHPEVYILILPAFGIISEVIPAFARKPLFGYPFMVFSGVAIGFMGWGVWAHHMFASGLGPVSVAAFSLSTMFIAVPTGVKIFNWIATLWNGKLNFTVPMLFAVALVSQFVIGGLSGVTHSVAPHDTQQHDTYYIVAHFHYVLFGGSMFGIFAGVYFWWPKVFGRMLSETIGKAHFWLMFAGFNLTFGPMHILGLQGQPRRTATYAEGMGWDLMNQLATWGSYLIAASFLLWIFNVVKSRANPPAGADPWDARTLEWSISSPPPAHNFDIEPTVSQLDEWWHRKYGEDDHGVIVRRDDYEWMSVVGPEEGGTSAPPPESIHLPSPSYWPIVLALGLPLIAYGLLFTYWLSALGGLVLIASVYGWSLEPSVDPDAGHGHVEPDRVDDDDDPGTAADPVAAGTTEEPS